One Candidatus Binataceae bacterium genomic region harbors:
- a CDS encoding isocitrate/isopropylmalate family dehydrogenase, which translates to MAAIKSKAIPLNGAARGKSRETRPEQSIRVTLIPGDGVGPEVIGAAVAVLEAADVRVEWDQQEAGAAGVKKFGTPVPDALIRSLKRTRIALKGPLETRVGEGYRSINVYLRKTFNLYANLRPTHSFEGVHTPFRDVDLVVVRESTEDLYAGIEHEITPGIVESVKVITARASTRIARFAFEYARHNDRKLVTAIHKANIMKLSDGLFLKCARRVAKQYPTIRYEERIVDAACMRLVTNPAAFDVLLLENLYGDIVSDLCAGLVGGLGVVPGANYGERGAIFEAVHGTAPDIAGKNLANPVAAILSAAMLADYLKAPRAAERIRIAVGAVLRAGRTLTPDLGGQATTTSMTAAILDAMRLPEDRVSNVRLPHARGRGVQLVKRPA; encoded by the coding sequence TTGGCAGCTATAAAAAGCAAGGCAATTCCTCTGAACGGCGCTGCGCGCGGGAAGTCGCGTGAAACTCGGCCGGAGCAGTCAATCCGCGTCACGCTGATCCCCGGTGACGGCGTCGGGCCCGAAGTTATCGGCGCGGCGGTCGCCGTACTCGAAGCCGCGGACGTCAGAGTCGAATGGGATCAACAGGAGGCCGGGGCCGCTGGCGTCAAGAAATTCGGCACGCCCGTGCCCGACGCGCTGATCCGCTCGCTCAAACGGACGCGCATCGCCCTCAAGGGGCCGCTCGAGACTCGGGTGGGCGAAGGCTACCGATCGATCAATGTCTATTTGCGCAAGACCTTTAACCTTTATGCCAATCTGCGGCCCACTCACAGTTTCGAGGGCGTGCACACCCCCTTTCGCGACGTTGACCTGGTGGTTGTGCGCGAGAGCACCGAGGATCTCTACGCCGGCATCGAGCACGAGATCACACCCGGAATCGTGGAAAGCGTCAAAGTAATTACTGCGCGCGCGTCAACGCGAATCGCGCGGTTCGCCTTCGAGTATGCGCGGCACAACGACCGCAAGCTGGTCACCGCGATCCACAAAGCCAACATCATGAAGCTCTCTGACGGGCTTTTTCTGAAATGCGCCCGCCGCGTCGCGAAGCAATATCCCACGATTCGCTATGAGGAAAGAATCGTTGACGCCGCCTGCATGCGGCTGGTGACGAATCCCGCAGCCTTTGACGTTCTCCTGCTCGAAAATCTTTACGGCGACATCGTCTCGGATCTTTGCGCCGGGCTGGTCGGCGGACTCGGCGTCGTGCCGGGGGCGAATTACGGCGAGCGCGGCGCGATCTTCGAGGCCGTGCATGGCACGGCGCCGGATATCGCGGGCAAAAATCTCGCCAACCCGGTCGCCGCGATCTTGTCGGCTGCCATGCTCGCCGACTACCTGAAAGCGCCACGCGCGGCCGAGCGCATCCGGATAGCCGTGGGCGCGGTCTTGCGCGCCGGCCGCACACTCACGCCCGATCTCGGGGGTCAGGCCACCACCACCTCGATGACCGCGGCGATCCTCGACGC
- a CDS encoding DUF4147 domain-containing protein: MSAQTSKAGNQSRLRADLLQIFAAAIAEVEPARVTTSALSGEIDQRGSAIIANASRVRLLAMGKAALGMARAAHAQLADKIVDTLVVAPPPAASDFSSDLPFRLMLGAHPLPDAASERAGRAALEFVERARADELILLLLSGGASALAVAPASGISLNDKISLTSSLMRSGASIHELNTVRKHLSDLKGGGLLRALKADVRILSLILSDVADNDLGTIGSGPASADPTTFANAIAILKRRRLWGRTSEPVRDRFERGVAGELRETVKPTDPVLARTVNIIVGDNQLAQEAAARCAQRLGYRIEREGSLSDDAERVGRALATRLLSLSDERVCLISGGEPVVTVKGDGRGGRAQHCALALAIALDEGEKRPNLAVLIAGTDGIDGPTDAAGAIVTATTLARAREAGLEPLKALARHDSYTFFNSLGDLIVIGPTGTNVTDIFVGLVNS, encoded by the coding sequence ATGAGCGCCCAAACTTCAAAGGCTGGGAATCAATCGCGTCTACGCGCCGACCTCCTGCAAATCTTCGCGGCAGCGATAGCGGAGGTCGAACCTGCACGCGTCACCACGAGCGCGCTCAGCGGGGAGATTGATCAGCGGGGGTCCGCCATTATTGCAAACGCGTCGCGAGTTCGTCTGCTGGCCATGGGAAAGGCCGCGCTCGGGATGGCGCGGGCCGCGCATGCGCAGCTCGCCGACAAGATCGTCGATACGCTGGTTGTCGCGCCGCCACCAGCGGCATCGGATTTTTCCTCAGACTTGCCGTTTCGTCTGATGCTCGGAGCGCATCCACTGCCCGACGCCGCCTCCGAGCGGGCCGGGCGAGCTGCCCTCGAGTTCGTCGAACGTGCTCGAGCAGACGAATTAATCCTGCTTTTGCTGAGCGGTGGTGCGTCGGCCCTCGCGGTGGCGCCGGCTTCAGGAATCTCGCTCAACGACAAGATCAGCCTGACCTCCTCGCTGATGCGTTCGGGGGCTTCGATTCACGAGCTCAATACCGTGCGCAAACATCTATCCGATCTAAAAGGCGGCGGCCTCTTGCGCGCACTCAAGGCGGACGTTCGTATCCTGAGCCTGATTCTCTCCGATGTCGCCGATAACGACCTCGGGACGATTGGCTCGGGTCCGGCGAGCGCCGATCCGACGACCTTCGCCAATGCGATCGCGATCCTCAAGCGGCGCAGGCTCTGGGGACGAACGTCGGAGCCGGTGCGCGATCGCTTCGAGCGGGGCGTCGCGGGCGAACTGCGCGAAACGGTCAAGCCTACCGATCCCGTCCTGGCGCGCACGGTCAACATCATCGTCGGAGATAATCAGCTTGCCCAAGAGGCCGCAGCCCGATGCGCGCAACGGCTCGGCTACAGAATCGAGCGCGAAGGCAGTCTCTCAGATGATGCGGAGCGGGTGGGACGGGCTCTCGCGACACGCCTGCTGAGTCTTAGTGATGAGCGGGTTTGCCTGATCAGCGGGGGCGAACCGGTCGTGACGGTCAAAGGTGACGGGCGGGGCGGACGTGCGCAACATTGCGCGCTCGCGCTCGCAATCGCGCTGGACGAAGGCGAAAAACGCCCGAATCTCGCAGTTCTCATCGCAGGTACCGACGGCATCGACGGTCCCACCGACGCAGCCGGCGCAATCGTGACTGCAACAACCCTCGCGCGTGCGCGCGAAGCCGGACTCGAGCCTCTAAAGGCGCTCGCTCGCCACGACTCCTATACGTTCTTCAATTCGCTGGGTGACTTGATCGTCATTGGACCGACCGGAACGAATGTGACCGACATCTTCGTTGGGTTGGTGAACTCCTGA